One segment of Theobroma cacao cultivar B97-61/B2 chromosome 9, Criollo_cocoa_genome_V2, whole genome shotgun sequence DNA contains the following:
- the LOC18589276 gene encoding homogentisate phytyltransferase 1, chloroplastic isoform X1, translating to MDALILASSTGGLSLFASGRSSWRSNDLKAVHSPSSSIGVQVPTCSSYNVVGKYYTLRFHRQVMKHYGRGIQDTPTAFQKSNTKFLLNASSDHPLESEPGAYPKNTWNSVKSALDAFYRFSRPHTVIGTSSFPFSQQALSIVSVSLLAIEKVSDVSSLFFTGVLEAVVAALMMNIYIVGLNQLSDIEIDKVNKPYLPLASGEYSIFTGIIIVTSFSIMSFWLGWIVGSWPLFWALFISFVLGTAYSINLPLLRWKRFALVAAMCILAVRAVIVQLAFYLHIQTHVFSRPAIISKPLIFATAFMSFFSVVIALFKDIPDIEGDTIFGIKSYTVRLGQKRVFWTCISLLEMAYGVSILVGATSSYTWSKVITVLGHSILASILWIRAKSVDLKSKAAITSCYMFIWKLFYAEYFLIPLIR from the exons ATGGATGCTTTGATTCTTGCGTCCTCTACTGGGGGACTTTCTTTGTTCGCCTCTG GAAGGAGTAGCTGGAGGAGTAATGATTTGAAGGCTGTACATTCTCCAA GTTCTTCAATAGGAGTGCAAGTGCCAACATGCAGTTCATATAACGTCGTAGGAAAGTATTATACTCTGAGGTTTCACCGGCAGGTTATGAAGCATTATGGTAGAGGTATCCAGGATACACCTACAGCCTTCCAGAAAAGTAATACAAAGTTTCTGCTGAATGCCTCCTCTGATCACCCACTTGAATCAGAGCCAGGAGCTTATCCCAAGAATACTTGGAACtctgtaaaaagtgcattggATGCTTTTTACAGGTTTTCACGGCCTCACACGGTTATAGGCACA AGCTCATTTCCCTTCTCTCAGCAGGCACTCAGCATTGTTTCAGTTTCTCTCCTTGCCATTGAGAAGGTGTCGGATGTTTCTTCCCTGTTTTTTACTGGGGTGTTGGAG GCTGTGGTTGCTGCACTTatgatgaatatttatattgtTGGTTTAAATCAGTTGTCCGACATTGAGATAGACAAG GTTAACAAGCCTTATCTTCCATTGGCATCAGGggaatattctatttttaccGGCATCATAATTGTCACATCCTTTTCCATCATG AGCTTTTGGCTTGGATGGATTGTTGGTTCATGGCCATTATTTTGGGCTCTTTTCATCAGTTTTGTGCTTGGGACTGCATACTCAATCAAT TTGCCACTATTGAGATGGAAAAGGTTTGCATTGGTTGCAGCAATGTGCATCCTTGCTGTTCGAGCAGTGATTGTTCAACTTGCTTTTTATTTGCACATACAG ACCCATGTATTCAGCAGACCAGCTATCATTTCAAAGCCTCTAATTTTTGCTACTGCATTCATGAGCTTCTTCTCAGTTGTTATAGCATTATTTAAG GATATACCTGATATTGAAGGAGATACGATATTTGGAATCAAATCTTATACAGTACGTCTAGGTCAAAAACGG GTGTTTTGGACTTGTATTTCACTTCTTGAAATGGCTTATGGTGTTTCTATTTTGGTTGGAGCAACATCTTCCTATACCTGGAGCAAAGTCATCACT GTTTTGGGTCATTCCATCTTGGCTTCAATTTTATGGATCCGTGCCAAATCTGTTGATCTGAAGAGCAAAGCTGCAATAACATCATGTTATATGTTTATTTGGAAG CTCTTTTATGCAGAGTACTTTCTCATACCACTTATAAGGTGA
- the LOC18589276 gene encoding homogentisate phytyltransferase 1, chloroplastic isoform X2 has protein sequence MDALILASSTGGLSLFASGRSSWRSNDLKAVHSPSSSIGVQVPTCSSYNVVGKYYTLRFHRQVMKHYGRGIQDTPTAFQKSNTKFLLNASSDHPLESEPGAYPKNTWNSVKSALDAFYRFSRPHTVIGTALSIVSVSLLAIEKVSDVSSLFFTGVLEAVVAALMMNIYIVGLNQLSDIEIDKVNKPYLPLASGEYSIFTGIIIVTSFSIMSFWLGWIVGSWPLFWALFISFVLGTAYSINLPLLRWKRFALVAAMCILAVRAVIVQLAFYLHIQTHVFSRPAIISKPLIFATAFMSFFSVVIALFKDIPDIEGDTIFGIKSYTVRLGQKRVFWTCISLLEMAYGVSILVGATSSYTWSKVITVLGHSILASILWIRAKSVDLKSKAAITSCYMFIWKLFYAEYFLIPLIR, from the exons ATGGATGCTTTGATTCTTGCGTCCTCTACTGGGGGACTTTCTTTGTTCGCCTCTG GAAGGAGTAGCTGGAGGAGTAATGATTTGAAGGCTGTACATTCTCCAA GTTCTTCAATAGGAGTGCAAGTGCCAACATGCAGTTCATATAACGTCGTAGGAAAGTATTATACTCTGAGGTTTCACCGGCAGGTTATGAAGCATTATGGTAGAGGTATCCAGGATACACCTACAGCCTTCCAGAAAAGTAATACAAAGTTTCTGCTGAATGCCTCCTCTGATCACCCACTTGAATCAGAGCCAGGAGCTTATCCCAAGAATACTTGGAACtctgtaaaaagtgcattggATGCTTTTTACAGGTTTTCACGGCCTCACACGGTTATAGGCACA GCACTCAGCATTGTTTCAGTTTCTCTCCTTGCCATTGAGAAGGTGTCGGATGTTTCTTCCCTGTTTTTTACTGGGGTGTTGGAG GCTGTGGTTGCTGCACTTatgatgaatatttatattgtTGGTTTAAATCAGTTGTCCGACATTGAGATAGACAAG GTTAACAAGCCTTATCTTCCATTGGCATCAGGggaatattctatttttaccGGCATCATAATTGTCACATCCTTTTCCATCATG AGCTTTTGGCTTGGATGGATTGTTGGTTCATGGCCATTATTTTGGGCTCTTTTCATCAGTTTTGTGCTTGGGACTGCATACTCAATCAAT TTGCCACTATTGAGATGGAAAAGGTTTGCATTGGTTGCAGCAATGTGCATCCTTGCTGTTCGAGCAGTGATTGTTCAACTTGCTTTTTATTTGCACATACAG ACCCATGTATTCAGCAGACCAGCTATCATTTCAAAGCCTCTAATTTTTGCTACTGCATTCATGAGCTTCTTCTCAGTTGTTATAGCATTATTTAAG GATATACCTGATATTGAAGGAGATACGATATTTGGAATCAAATCTTATACAGTACGTCTAGGTCAAAAACGG GTGTTTTGGACTTGTATTTCACTTCTTGAAATGGCTTATGGTGTTTCTATTTTGGTTGGAGCAACATCTTCCTATACCTGGAGCAAAGTCATCACT GTTTTGGGTCATTCCATCTTGGCTTCAATTTTATGGATCCGTGCCAAATCTGTTGATCTGAAGAGCAAAGCTGCAATAACATCATGTTATATGTTTATTTGGAAG CTCTTTTATGCAGAGTACTTTCTCATACCACTTATAAGGTGA